A region of Hippoglossus stenolepis isolate QCI-W04-F060 chromosome 7, HSTE1.2, whole genome shotgun sequence DNA encodes the following proteins:
- the p2rx3a gene encoding P2X purinoceptor 3a — MGNLVWGAVNNFFTYETTKSVVVKSWSVGIISRSVQLLIITYFVGWVFIHEKAYQTIDTGIESSVMTKVKGFGYHQDRMMDVADYVYPPQGAGVFCIMTKLIMTENQYQGRCAETDNFSCKTDEDCHKHYGSILSNGVITGVCLKSEANNTGQCQIEAWCPAENDRVSIDPILDVRNFTIFIKNSIRFPLFNVTRGNFPTTMNASEIRSCKYHPETNPFCPIFRVGDVLSYTGQSPENLTKNGGEIGINIHWKCNLDLNIDNCVPKYTFTRLDAPFARNAISKGYNFRFAKYFKTENGTEFRTLHKAYAIRFDVMVTGKAGKFDTIPTLIQLVAAFTSIGLGTVLCDIILLNCLKGADQYKAKKFEEVSEAQIEASLAQSPGSQLSLKPGIKSSYDSGAVSLAASDTPM, encoded by the exons ATGGGTAACTTGGTGTGGGGCGCCGTCAATAACTTCTTCACCTACGAGACCACCAAGTCTGTGGTGGTCAAAAGCTGGTCTGTGGGCATCATCTCCCGGAGCGTACAGCTGCTCATCATCACATATTTTGTCGG CTGGGTCTTCATCCACGAGAAAGCTTATCAGACCATTGACACCGGCATCGAGTCCTCCGTGATGACCAAAGTCAAAGGTTTTGGTTACCATCAAGACCGTATGATGGATGTGGCCGACTACGTATATCCCCCACAG GGCGCAGGTGTGTTCTGCATCATGACCAAACTCATCATGACTGAAAATCAGTACCAAGGAAGATGTGCGGAG actgACAATTTTTCTTGTAAAACGGATGAAGACTGCCACAAGCATTATGGGTCCATCCTTTCCAATG GAGTGATAACAGGTGTTTGCCTCAAATCTGAGGCAAACAACACTGGTCAGTGCCAGATTGAAGCCTGGTGTCCAGCTGAGAACGACAGGGTCTCCAT AGACCCGATCCTCGATGTGAGAAACTTCACCATTTTCATCAAAAACAGTATTCGCTTTCCTCTCTTCAATGTCACCAG AGGGAACTTTCCCACCACAATGAATGCCTCAGAGATTAGGAGCTGCAAGTACCATCCAGAGACCAACCCCTTCTGTCCCATCTTTCGGGTCGGGGACGTGCTGAGTTACACTGGACAGTCTCCGGAGAACCTGACAAAAAAT GGTGGAGAAATAGGAATAAACATTCATTGGAAGTGTAACTTGGACCTGAACATCGACAATTGTGTGCCCAAGTACACATTCACACGCCTGGACGCACCATTTGCCAGGAACGCCATCTCCAAAGGATACAACTTCAG ATTTGCCAAATATTTCAAGACTGAGAATGGGACTGAATTTCGGACACTTCACAAAGCATACGCAATCCGCTTCGATGTCATGGTCACGGGCAAG GCAGGAAAGTTTGACACAATCCCAACACTGATCCAGTTGGTGGCTGCCTTCACCTCTATTGGACTG GGTACGGTTCTCTGTGACATCATCTTGCTGAACTGCCTGAAAGGGGCAGATCAGTACAAAGCCAAGAAATTTGAAGAg GTGTCAGAGGCTCAGATCGAAGCATCCCTTGCTCAGAGCCCCGGCAGccagctgtcactcaaaccAGGCATCAAGAGCTCCTACGACTCCGGAGCCGTTTCCCTCGCGGCCTCCGACACACCCATGTGA